The Takifugu rubripes chromosome 16, fTakRub1.2, whole genome shotgun sequence genome contains the following window.
taattaattttcCATTTGATCAAAACTTCATGATCACATTTTGGCTGagccaaataataataattacatacactgctcaaaaaattagaggaacactttttaatcagagtatcgCAActtatcagtcaaacttctgggatattgatctggtcagttaagtagcagagggggttgttaatccttttctgctgctttgttgttaatgaaatcaacaacatgTGCAttagaggggcaacaatgagaagGACCCCAAAACatgaatggctttccaggttgaggccactgatactttttttccctcctcatctcttttggctgattttttagtgactgactttctactgctgtagttattcatttggcttggatcaacatctgtgttgatagcatggtgcggtacctggacgctacagaggttgcacaagtagtccaactcctccaggatggcacatcaatacgtgccattgcaagaaggtttgctgtatctcccagcacagtctcaagagcatggaggagtttctaggagacaggtagttactccaggagagctggacagggccgtagaaggtccttaaatcggtatctgctcctttgtgcaaggaggaacaggatgagcgctgccagagccctacaaaatgacctccagcaggccactggtgtgaatgtttctgaccaaacaatcagaaacaggctccatgagggtggcctgagggcccgacgtctTGTAGTGGgtcctgtgctcactgcccggcaccgtagagcttggcatttgccatagaccaccagaattggcaactacgccactggtgccctgtgctcttcaccgatgagagcaggttgaACCTGAGCACATgagacagacgtgaaagggtctggagatgccatGGAGAccattatgctgcctgcaacatcattcagcatgaccggtttggtggtgggtcagtgatggcctggggaggcatatccctggaaggatgcACCCctactgctattaggtatcgggatgaaatccgtggacccattgtcagaacctacgctgctgcagtgggacctgggttcctcctggtccacaacaatgcccgacctcatgtggctagagtctgcaggcagttcctggaggatgaaggaattgatacgattgactggcccccacgttcacctgacctaaacccaatagaacacctctgggacattatgtttaggtccatctgGCGCTGCCAGGTttatcctcagactgtccaggagctcagtgatgccctggtccagatctgggaggagatcgcccaggacaccattcgtcgtctcattaggagcatgctcCGATGTTGTCAGtcatgcgtacaagcacgtgggggccacacaaactactgagaatcattttgagttgctacaatgacattttggcaaaatggaccagtctgctgcatcattttttcactttcatttttggggtgtctttgatttcccccctctataggttggtcattttaatttctatcaaattatgtggcatcattttgtaactaatacatcacctactttttatcaggaaagatattcaagatcattttccCCCGTTTAGATTTGATAGATGATAagataaaaactttattgatcccacatcggggaaattcacatgTTACAGAAGTAGCCCATGGTGTACagtactaaaagaaagaaaaaaaactcttatgtacacacatacacacacacacatatatatatatatatatatatatatatatatgtatgtatatgtatgtatatatatatgtgtgtatatatatatatatatatgtgtatatatgtatgtatgtatatatatatgtatgtatatatatatgtatgtatgtatatatatatatatgtatatatatatcacacacacacagtatatatatatatatatatatatatatatatcacacacacagtatatatatatatatcacacacacacacacacacagtattgcAATACAGTACCTGATATCGCAAGTTGGCACATTCCACTTTCTGTGCCAAGCCTTaatcaaccccccacccccacccccgccgtAAGTTGGTTTGATCAAGTCCCGCGAAAGTGGAGGCACCGCTGGAGCAGTTGGGAGGAGTCAGCGCGACAAAGACAGGTAATTAAAGACCCTTTCATGCAAACTAAACACTTAAAAACCACATACTTTCGGGGTTTGTGGATAATGTGAGCACACAGAAAATCAGCGTTTACACCAACATCTTGAGCTAGTTCGTTATCGGTTGAGCTCGATTCGCGTGCAGCCTGGTCAGTCCAGGTACCCACTTCATACCCGCGGTTAGGCCGTGCCATTTTCCCTACGTCAGCACTTGGTTATGTTTGTTAAATTGATTATAGACCATCCGCACGTTTGGCGAAGATCGTCACATAAAATCGACCAGGTTAGACAACTAATTGCTATCGTTTTGTTAAAGTTGTTATGCAAATCTGAATCTTAATGTGTCGCGTACTCAACCGGAAGTGAGCGAAGCAAGGCCCTTTAAAGGCCCTTTTAATTACGTGGTCAGAGATATGCGTTGAGCatgcaaaacacaaaatagTTAAATAAATTAGATGCTTTATCACACTTGGATTATGTCTAATGAGCACAGTAGAGGCATTTCATacatttattatgcattttatttatgtattttaagTTAATTTAATTTGTTACAGTATGAACTTTGACAACTGTACCCCGTTTATATAACTTTGGATATTACATCCATATCTAAATCCATTTCTTAGTCTGAGTTTGCATTTGGTCATACATAAAGTAAATAGAATTTTGTGAACAGTTTTTGGAATACCACTTTGGTGAGCTAAGGTTGTGCAAAAAAACTTATTTTGTGAACAGATTTAACAATGGCTGATGGTGGCTCCAATTTAAAGAATCCTTCCAGGAGGAAGCCGCGGCTGAATCCACAACATGATGCAGAAAAGCATATACAATGTAAAACTGACAAGGCAGGTCTTAGGGAGGTATTTGTCAGCTCTTCCAAAGGTGATGGAGATTCAGAATGGCCATGGCGCAAACAGGTATGATAACCTTTAACCCATTGTCTAGTTTATAATAGTGAAAAAATGCAGAAAGTTGCAATTAATGTTCCATAGACAAGTGATGTGCACATTATAATGCACCATTCTTCTAATATGTAGACCTTTGAAGTATGAGTTCATCTTTACACCTATTCCTAGATATTCAAAATTCTACCAtacaaaactgattaaaatggCAAAGGATTTGTGGCAGCTGTATTTTTCAGGTCTATTTCTGTGTggaactgcaggttcactcttgccctgtgaccactccatcattggatgaggacgtggacagcagccatcagtcgctgcttccttctgtaTGTGTAGAGCCTTcgccctacaatggcaacacagtaagtaactttgcatctaaatgcatgtagttggtaactattgatcatatctgatcatttagtcttgtgtttatgctttatgctgaggtcaccacctgatcagtggacatatgagagcacactgtaaatccagatggcttctctcatctctagttagtgctaccatgtctctgagggtgtctcagataatATGGGTGTATTTGCTCAgagcaacatccttataatagacctcaacaggttgacaactgcatctaaacacgcaagtgtccccactttggttcaacgagaaagtgtgtgtgtgtgtgtaagtgtccccattagtaggatagccgtaggtgttggtgtctaagcagctttatcttgagaagaacatgtcagccatcattaatattggtttcacaaacattgtatttatccctttctacaactgcaggttcactcttgccctgtgaccactccatcattggatgaggacgtggacagcagccatcagtcgctgcttccttctgaatgtgtagagccttcgccctacaatggcaacacagtaagtaactttgcatctaaatgcatgtagttggtaactattgatcatatctgatcatttagtcttgtgtttatgctttatgctgaggtcaccacctgatcagtggacatatgagagaacactgtaaatccagatggcttctctcatctctagttagtgttaccatgtctctgagggtgtctcggataatgtgggtgtgtttgctcatagcaacatccttataatagacctcaacaggttgacaactgcatctaaacacgcaagtgtccccactttggttcaacgagaaagtgtgttttaattgtCCCTAGTTGTCGGATAGGTTTGTGTATTCGTGGGAGATGGgtccaaatacaggagtgtccccactttggctcagctagaaagtgtgttttaagtgtccctAGTTGTCGGATACGTTGGTGTATTGGTGGGGGATGGgtccaaatacaggagtgtccccactttggctcaactagaaagtgtgtgtgtgtaagtgtccccattagtaggatagccgtaggtgttggtgtctaagcagctttaacttgagaagaacatgtcagccatcattaatattggtttcacaaacattgtatttatccctttctacaactgcaggttcactcttgccctgtgaccactccatcattggatgaggacgtggacagcagccatcagtcgctgcttccttctgaatgtgtagagccttcgccctacaatggcaacacagtaagtaactttgcatctaaatgcatgtagttggtaactattgatcatatctgatcatttagtcttgtgtttatgctttatgctgaggtcaccacctgatcagtggacatatgagagaacactgtaaatccagatggcttctctcatctctagttagtgctaccatgtctctgagggtgtctcggataatgtgggtgtgtttgctcatagcaacatccttataatagacctcaacaggttgacaactgcatctaaacacgcaagtgtccccactttggctcaacgagaaagtgtgttttaattgtCCCTAGTTGTCGGATAGGTTTGTGTATTCGTGGGAGATGGgtccaaatacaggagtgtccccactttggctcagctagaaagtgtgttttaagtgtccctAGTTGTCGGATACGTTGGTGTATTGGTGGGGGATGGgtccaaatacaggagtgtccccactttggctcaactagaaagtgtgtgtgtgtaagtgtccccattagtaggatagccgtaggtgttggtgtctaagcagctttatcttgagaagaacatgtcagccatcattaatattggtttcacaaacattgtatttatccctttctacaactgcaggttcactcttgccctgtgaccactccatcattggatgaggacgtggacagcagccatcagtcgctgcttccttctgaatgtgtagagccttcgccctacaatggcaacacagtaagtaactttgcatctaaatgcatgtagttggtaactattgatcatatctgatcatttagtcttgtgtttatgctttatgctgaggtcaccacctgatcagtggacatatgagagcacactgtaaatccagatggcttctctcatctctagttagtgctaccatgtctctgagggtgtctcagataatATGGGTGTATTTGCTCAgagcaacatccttataatagacctcaacaggttgacaactgcatctaaacacgcaagtgtccccactttggttcaacgagaaagtgtgtgtgtgtgtgtaagtgtccccattagtaggatagccgtaggtgttggtgtctaagcagctttaacttgagaagaacatgtcagccatcattaatattggtttcacaaacattgtatttatccctttctacaactgcaggttcactcttgccccgtgaccactccatccttggatgaggacgtggacagcagccatcagtcgctgcttccttctgaatgtgtagagccttcgccctacaatggcaacacagtaagtaactttgcatctaaatgcatgtagttGGTAACTAgtgatcatatctgatcatttagtcttgtgtttatgctttatgctgaggtcaccacctgatcagtggacatatgagagaacactgtaaatccagatggcttctctcatctctagttagtgctaccatgtctctgagggtgtctcggataatgtgggtgtgtttgctcatagcaacatccttataatagacctcaatgggttgacaactgcatctaaacacgcaagtgtccccactttggttcaacgagaaagtgtgttttaagtgtccctAGTTGTCGGATAGGTTTGTGTATTCGTGGGAGATGGgtccaaatacaggagtgtGAGCATTTaagatcattttaattttatgtgcatttttcttttgaattaCTTTAATTGTGGTATATGACTTATAAcattgtttgtatgtttttcaaTTACCAGGTTTCAGCTTCTACCATCTACTGCCAAATTCTCAAAAATGTGAATTTCATGGATTCGTGCAGTAACTCATGAGTTTAACCCAAAACTAAAATCTGGACAAAGTCAGGtggttttcttcatctctcactATGTAGGGGAAAATTATTTATTGGCCCTATTTAATGAAGGGAATCAAGGAGTCAATCTGAATGTATTAATCAGTTCTGCAGTTTCAATTCaaattgcagtaaaaaaaaaatactgcattACAAATTCTCAATTGATTTGAATTGTTTAAACTCTAGTATTTTACTGCCTGAATCATGCTGATTTGTCTACATTGGCATTATTGTATGGCATCATGTAcaatcaaatgtggaaaataattgattatttttattatttcttttagtCCAAAGAAGATACTTCGGCTGAATCGATGGATGAGAGTAGTGATACTGACTACAGTGATGCTGATTACATCCGTGACTCTACTGGAACTGGCTCTGATGACAGTACATTTCTGTCCTCCGAAAACAAACTACGGACTTTACGATTGCTTCAATTAATGCCAGTTGATAATAgttcaaaaaaagaaagcagctcagCTCTCAGCCGAAACAAAGACTGTAGCACTGAAGAAGACAACACAGGAAGGAAGTATAGACCAACAGGGAAAAGGacaatcagccaaaagagaaagaggaacacATCACTCCGTCATAAGAAAGTCAATTCATCAATTAGCCCAGAGACAGCAGAACCTTCAATTCAAATAATGTGTACCTcaaatgatgaagatcatcatGTGAATGGCAGGAGGAACTATTGCCTTTATTGCTCCAAGCCAACATCAAAAATCTCACAACATCTCAAAACTGTTCATCCCAATAAACCGGAGGTTGCAAAGGCACTTTATTATCCAGAGAGTTCCAAAGAAAGGAGAGTTCGACTTGCCATTCTTGCCAACAGAGGAAACTTTGCTCACAATACAGATGTAGTGAGAAAAGGAACAGGACATCTTGTTGTACGGTACCGAACAAAGAAGATCAGACATGCTAACGATTTTATTCACTGTGCACATTGCCAAGGTCTTTACTCAAAAAAGACATTATGGAAACATATCAAATGCTGTCACGAGAAGCCAAGAGAGGATGCACCTGAAGCTGGCCGAAAGAGAGTTCGATCTCTGTGTGCTCTGACCACACCTGTTAGTGTTGAGATTAGTGAAGGCTTCCAGAAAATTTTAACAAGAATGAACTATGATGAGGTGTCATATGTTGTTCATGAAGACAACTGCATCCTGCAACTGGGACAATATATGTTCAACAAACTGAAGAATAAAGGGAATAATGAGGACTACATAAGGCAAAAGATGCGAGAAGTTGGAAGACTGGTCCTCGAGGCTCAAAAGGTCACGCCACTCAAGAGATTGGAAGAATTTTTCATTCCTAAGAACTTCCCACATGTAATAGCTGCAGTGAAGAAGATGGCAGGATACAATCCTGAAACCAATGCTTATCAAACCCCATCTTTAGCACTCAAGCTTGGCTACAGTCTAAAAAAAATATCCTGTGTAGTTGAGAGTGATGCTATGATGATGGGTGATAATGTTATGGCAGAATATGCCAAAAGGTACAGATCAATACATGATAGCAGATGGGAAGAGTTCATCTCCAATGCAGCATTAAAGACCCTAAAAGAGGCAAAATGGAATATGCCACAGATGCTACCTTTTGCAGAAGATGTGAAGTTGTTAAACTTCCAtatggaaaaacagcaaaatttcGCAGAGAGAATGCTGAGAATCGCTCCCACTCCGAAAAACTATGCTGCCCTAGCTCAAGTAACGCTTGCTTTAGCCATTACATTCAacaggagaagagcaggagaggtGTCAAGGATGTTGCTGACTGCCTTTAGGTCCCGTGACAAGTCAGTGTTGCATGATGATGTGGCTATCTGCTTGACTCCATTTGAGAAGAAAATGTGTGAGTACTTCACAAGAGTCGAAATCCGAGTGAAAGGGGGTAggatggttcctgtcctcctaaAACCATCCATGGTGATGGCTATGGAGTTGCTAGTTGAGATGCGAGAGCTGTGCCATGTACCCAGTGATAATGTGTTCATGTTTGGAAGACCAGAAGTATTGTCAGCCTATCGAGGGGGCGAGTGCCTTAAAAAATTTACTCAACTATGTGGTGCCCAACATCCTGAGGCACTGACTTCAACAAAGCTTCGAAAACATATTGCAACTATGTCACAGGTCCTGAACCTTGAGGAAAATGATTGTGATCAATTGGCTGACTTTTTAGGCCATGATATTCGCATCCACAGACAGTATTATCGGTTGCCTCAAGGAACGCTGCAGCTGGCCAGAATGAGCAAAGTGCTGCTGGCTATGGAGGGGGGGACTGTGTCAAAGTACAAAGGCATGACACTGGAGGATATCGAAATTGACCCCGAAGGTTTGTTCTTAATTTTTAATCCA
Protein-coding sequences here:
- the LOC115253091 gene encoding uncharacterized protein, which codes for MDESSDTDYSDADYIRDSTGTGSDDSTFLSSENKLRTLRLLQLMPVDNSSKKESSSALSRNKDCSTEEDNTGRKYRPTGKRTISQKRKRNTSLRHKKVNSSISPETAEPSIQIMCTSNDEDHHVNGRRNYCLYCSKPTSKISQHLKTVHPNKPEVAKALYYPESSKERRVRLAILANRGNFAHNTDVVRKGTGHLVVRYRTKKIRHANDFIHCAHCQGLYSKKTLWKHIKCCHEKPREDAPEAGRKRVRSLCALTTPVSVEISEGFQKILTRMNYDEVSYVVHEDNCILQLGQYMFNKLKNKGNNEDYIRQKMREVGRLVLEAQKVTPLKRLEEFFIPKNFPHVIAAVKKMAGYNPETNAYQTPSLALKLGYSLKKISCVVESDAMMMGDNVMAEYAKRYRSIHDSRWEEFISNAALKTLKEAKWNMPQMLPFAEDVKLLNFHMEKQQNFAERMLRIAPTPKNYAALAQVTLALAITFNRRRAGEVSRMLLTAFRSRDKSVLHDDVAICLTPFEKKMCEYFTRVEIRVKGGRMVPVLLKPSMVMAMELLVEMRELCHVPSDNVFMFGRPEVLSAYRGGECLKKFTQLCGAQHPEALTSTKLRKHIATMSQVLNLEENDCDQLADFLGHDIRIHRQYYRLPQGTLQLARMSKVLLAMEGGTVSKYKGMTLEDIEIDPEETVTHSNEAPSSDTSEEECTNTEMENILPVTDTPASLAQAPAATQPRPVRVERHRRKWTTEEAQAVEKHLMNFITTFTAPAKHDCMLCLQNELETLKDRTWTDVKHYVRYRITALKRQTSI